A single region of the Podospora pseudopauciseta strain CBS 411.78 chromosome 1, whole genome shotgun sequence genome encodes:
- a CDS encoding hypothetical protein (EggNog:ENOG503P41G) — protein MANMAQNGSAGTAFHGFSVYQPALGAALQWLPQVGTPELDAMIHAFLPGPASIKDKRAHVSMDFFEYARQTGETIKFYPVPATSSFSPAVTASPVGSAIYDSGYASGYDTSPVTSDQSWAQSPVSFAPVASFEEFTPASTSKKATASRQHTIDFSSHPGMRIMTKDGKDVTNSASRGCKTKEQRDHAHLMRIIKACDACRKKKVRCDPSHRKRSASQASTSPSEQKKSAKKARKSEQQPSVPTDQLVANAFAAAPETTTSLPVAFDADLENLWNDFIVEQDPVVLPTDFTFNDPLFDAFPDSQSFYNPSSGSSSATSPSQVFTPFTPAPATASPATLLVDAPENLLPYMNPGVDLGTSYVDFNLYSPASSYYDEDPIFQQTDVGSRHAAASSSAEYSGPSYQQQQQVHPGSSHNLVLADQNSSDYYYESERHSEPVRHVPEALRADHRSSSAAGTEVYLQAVQQTLYTGQDDSTVAHDVQSSVSPSTSTGARRVSSPSPSPSPSPSPAPLLRTTAMNTGTVLQSGVPGHSVAITPIATTTSTAAIDGRCCVEEIVGGSCGGVSADLGIQPKSGKQSRVKQCFDGVKAVLATMMVANSPTRRQPAVKDAAQEGFQPSMARLSQLVVLGLVSILCASYGTHPGGQVDSLANILSIMTLSLGYIALWCCGVPGATSVASKRLQIPMAKIQALGSASQGVQSRASQRGRRLLRSIGYARPSIMV, from the coding sequence ATGGCCAACATGGCCCAGAACGGCTCGGCCGGGACAGCCTTCCATGGCTTCTCGGTCTACCAGCCGGCTCTAGGGGCGGCCCTCCAGTGGCTGCCCCAGGTCGGAACCCCTGAGCTCGATGCGATGATCCACGCTTTCCTTCCAGGCCCTGCGTccatcaaggacaagagAGCGCACGTCTCGATGGACTTCTTCGAGTATGCTCGCCAGACCGGAGAGACCATCAAGTTCTACCCCgtccccgccacctcctccttctcccctgccgtcaccgcctcccccgtcGGCTCCGCCATCTACGACTCCGGCTATGCGTCCGGCTACGACACTTCCCCCGTCACCTCTGACCAGAGCTGGGCTCAGTCGCCTGTCTCCTTTGCTCCCGTCGCCTCCTTTGAGGAGTTCACTCctgcctccacctccaagaaGGCCACTGCTTCCCGCCAGCACACCATTGACTTCTCCAGCCACCCGGGAATGCGGATCATGACCAAGGACGGCAAGGACGTCACCAACTCGGCTTCTCGCGGATGCAAGACCAAGGAGCAGCGCGACCATGCTCACCTGATGAGAATCATCAAGGCATGCGATGCCTgccgcaagaagaaggtccGCTGCGACCCTAGCCACAGGAAGCGCTCTGCTTCTCAAGCCTCCACTTCCCCATCCGAGCAGAAGAAGTCTGCAAAGAAGGCCAGGAAGTCCGAGCAGCAGCCTTCCGTGCCAACTGACCAGCTCGTTGCCAACGCTTTCGCCGCGGCGCccgagaccaccacctccctcccggTAGCGTTCGATGCTGACCTGGAGAACCTCTGGAACGACTTCATTGTGGAGCAAGACCCTGTCGTTCTCCCTACCGACTTCACCTTCAACGACCCTCTCTTCGACGCTTTCCCCGACTCCCAGAGCTTCTACAACCCCAGCTCTGGCTCTTCTTCCGCCACTTCGCCTTCGCAAGTATTCACTCCTTTCACTCCGGCACCCGCCACCGCCTCGCCCGCCACTCTCCTTGTGGATGCACCGGAGAACCTTCTTCCTTACATGAACCCTGGCGTCGACCTTGGAACCAGCTATGTCGACTTCAACCTCTACTCACCCGCGTCCAGCTACTATGATGAGGACCCCATCTTCCAGCAGACTGATGTTGGCAGCCGACACGCTGCCGCCTCGTCCAGCGCCGAGTACAGTGGCCCGTCctatcaacaacagcagcaggttcATCCCGGCTCAAGCCACAACCTGGTCCTAGCGGATCAGAACAGCTCTGATTACTACTACGAATCTGAGCGCCACTCTGAGCCGGTACGACATGTTCCTGAGGCCCTACGCGCAGAccaccgctcctcctccgccgccggcacCGAGGTCTACCTGCAAGCAGTTCAACAGACCTTATACACCGGCCAGGATGACAGCACGGTTGCCCACGACGTCCAGTCGTCGGTTAGTCCGAGCACATCCACCGGAGCCAGGAGGGTAagctcaccatcaccatcaccatcaccatcaccctcaccggcACCCCTGCTGCGCACGACTGCGATGAACACGGGCACTGTTCTCCAGTCAGGCGTACCTGGGCACTCTGTCGCCATAACACCGATTGCCACCACAACAAGCACGGCTGCCATCGATGGCCGATGCTGTGTGGAGGAAATCGTGGGTGGCAGCTGCGGCGGCGTATCTGCCGACCTTGGAATTCAACCAAAGTCTGGCAAACAAAGCCGTGTCAAGCAGTGCTTCGATGGGGTAAAGGCGGTATTGGCGACGATGATGGTCGCAAACTCCCCGACACGACGTCAACCTGCCGTGAAGGACGCTGCCCAGGAAGGCTTCCAGCCGTCCATGGCGCGTCTTTCTCAGCTTGTCGTGCTCGGTCTTGTTTCGATACTCTGCGCGTCTTATGGGACGCATCCTGGGGGTCAAGTCGACAGCCTCGCCAACATACTGAGCATCATGACTCTATCTTTGGGCTACATAGCACTGTGGTGTTGTGGAGTCCCGGGGGCGACCTCGGTCGCCTCGAAACGCTTGCAAATACCAATGGCCAAGATCCAGGCCCTCGGCTCTGCCTCTCAGGGGGTTCAGTCGAGGGCATCTCAACGGGGGAGAAGACTCCTCCGATCAATTGGCTACGCCAGACCATCCATCATGGTGTAG
- the TAD2 gene encoding tRNA(adenine34) deaminase (COG:F; EggNog:ENOG503P0YP), which translates to MAVTLFQALAATGLKAFAVLQALLWFPAGVFRQALALLSAATSSPHRPSSPTLPRTSAPAAGSLGNCNNTADTDQADLHANQDSGADNTDLTMAGDSSSASSASSRQQQTLSNNAPLPKVVPAMPRFGPASLKENAPAASAANPAVTTANSTDAVANGVSRLSLQESAAASNRVLSASDGNAGAGSTAAPAENGGTAALSKGSFVQSNGALPDIFGGDEALATQEVTRAPAVPLTHSISQTSKLKEMPPPTIQLGDETLRILEKEETPEQAAERAVHSGFMREALDMARLALRTNETPVGCVLVHNGRVIARGMNATNVSRNGTRHAELMAICALLSFASEADTEPARPVKAIVPLGDKTNSQQPEVDEEDALWGDVDPHDGHLFPYGQKLHPAPRVDPSVIQESILYVTVEPCVMCASLLRQLKIKKVYFGAVNDKFGGTGGVFRIHKNSPHSMASAPPSPAPRNGKGLARPVLERRPVSSADVTTDAAKAGGAPVMAGQESREVLSPDEEVKGGPDNSVLDPIDTSHLPGDGGNVERGYEAEGGWGRDEAVTLLRQFYVQENNRAPVPRKKEGRAARLAAMMERDGHAGGPMIDPNSTAPPPGDCNGGAETPEAVGTPIMETCPLAGDENKENEVITA; encoded by the exons ATGGCAGTCACTCTGTTCCAAGCCCTTGCGGCCACTGGCCTCAAAGCCTTTGCCGTTTTGCAGGCTCTCCTATGGTTCCCCGCCGGCGTCTTTCGACAGGCACTCGCACTTCTTTCAGCAGCGACATCATCCCCCCACCGGCCGAGCTCGCCAACTCTTCCCCGTACTtctgctcctgctgccgGCTCTCTTGGAAATTGCAACAACACTGCCGACACCGACCAAGCCGACCTTCATGCCAACCAAGATAGCGGCGCCGACAACACCGACTTGACAATGGCTGGGgactcctcctctgcctcctctgcctcctcgcggcagcagcagacgTTGTCGAACAATGCACCTCTCCCCAAGGTCGTCCCGGCCATGCCAAGGTTCGGCCCGGCCTCGTTGAAGGAGAATGCCCCTGCGGCTTCTGCTGCCAACCCTGCCGTTACGACCGCCAATTCGACCGACGCGGTCGCCAACGGCGTTTCCCGCTTGAGCCTCCAGGAGAGTGCTGCTGCTAGCAATCGTGTTCTTTCGGCTTCGGATGGAAATGCTGGTGCTGGCTCGACCGCCGCTCCCGCCGAGAACGGCGGCACTGCGGCTTTGAGCAAGGGAAGTTTTGTTCAGTCTAACGGCGCTCTACCCGACATCTTCGGCGGCGACGAGGCGCTGGCCACTCAGGAGGTGACCCGCGCTCCTGCTGTCCCGTTGACTCACAGCATCTCGCAGACTAGTAAGCTGAAGGAGATGCCGCCGCCTACGATTCAACTCGGTGACGAGACGCTGCGCATtctggagaaggaagagacaCCTGAGCAGGCTGCTGAGAGGGCTGTTCACAGTGGGTTCATGAGGGAGGCGTTGGATATG GCCCGACTTGCCCTCCGAACAAACGAAACACCGGTTGGCTGCGTGCTCGTGCACAACGGACGTGTCATCGCCCGGGGCATGAACGCAACCAATGTCAGCCGTAACGGCACCCGTCACGCCGAGCTCATGGCCATTTGTGCGCTGTTGTCCTTCGCATCCGAGGCCGACACCGAACCTGCCCGTCCTGTCAAGGCCATCGTCCCTCTCGGCGACAAGACCAACTCCCAGCAGCCGGAAgtcgacgaggaagatgcTCTCTGGGGTGACGTTGACCCCCATGATGGGCATCTCTTTCCCTACGGCCAGAAACTTCACCCGGCTCCGCGTGTTGATCCCTCGGTCATCCAGGAATCTATTCTCTACGTCACGGTTGAACCCTGCGTCATGTGCGCGAGCCTGCTGAGGCagctcaagatcaagaaggtgTATTTTGGAGCGGTCAACGACAAGTTCGGTGGGACGGGGGGTGTTTTCCGGATCCACAAGAACTCGCCTCACTCGATGGCGAGCGCGCCGCCTTCGCCCGCGCCGAGGAATGGGAAGGGACTTGCGAGACCGGTGCTGGAGCGGAGGCCGGTGTCGAGTGCCGATGTCACGACCGACGCGGCGAAGGCTGGAGGAGCGCCTGTGATGGCAGGACAAGAAAGTCGGGAGGTTTTGAGTCCTGACGAAGAGGTGAAGGGGGGTCCGGACAATAGTGTGCTCGACCCGATTGACACGTCGCATTTGCCGGGGGACGGGGGCAATGTCGAGCGTGGGTATGAGGccgagggggggtgggggagggatgaggcTGTCACGCTGCTGAGGCAGTTTTATGTGCAGGAGAATAATCGAG CTCCTGTCCCGAGAAAGAAGGAAGGCAGGGCTGCGAGGTTAGCGGCTATGATGGAGAGGGACGGTCATGCTGGGGGACCTATGATCGACCCCAACTCTACGGCTCCTCCGCCAGGTGACTGCAATGGTGGGGCTGAGACGCCCGAAGCTGTTGGGACGCCGATCATGGAGACTTGTCCTCTGGCTGGGGATGAGAATAAGGAGAATGAGGTTATCACGGCTTGA
- a CDS encoding hypothetical protein (COG:S; EggNog:ENOG503NUXY): MGWKDNINQRVAASSVGYWFQLEGSGHPKERKGSQFLTEFRAGLATFFAMAYIIAVNANIVADSGGTCVCSNGPNSADPYCKITNTSSPLFNLDYQLCKTEIKKDLITATAATSAMGTFFMGLLANLPVGIAPGMGLNAYFAYTVVGFNGENSVPFQTALTAIFIEGFIFFALALLGMRQWLARAIPRCIKLATSVGIGLFLTIIGLTYAQGIGLVLPGQAVPIQLAGCLEADIADGKCPDSVKMRSPMMWIGIFCGGVFTAMLMLYRVKGAIIAGIILVSIISWPRGTPVTYFPYTELGTNNFNFFKKVVDFHPIQNVLNVVDFNISGADGGAFGLALITFLYVDILDTTGTLYSMARYASLVDPVTQDFEGSTIAYMVDSITIVIGAILGTPPVTAFVESGAGIGEGGKTGLTAMWTGLCFFISIFFAPIFASIPPWATGCVLVLVGSMMVQAVVDINWKYIGDAVPAFICIAIMPFTYSIADGLIAGICLYILINSLVWIIAKASGGRIVPPNFEEKEPWSWSQTGGVIPPWMKRLASGKKDFWRKEHEIPGSPASTEGVTEKIEGKDAGSDKGVNAVAGEGKPEKVA; the protein is encoded by the exons ATGGGTTGGAAagacaacatcaaccaacGGGTTGCCGCCAGCTCGGTTGGCTACTGGTTTCAGTTGGAAGGATCTGGACAT CCcaaggaaagaaaggggtCCCAGTTCCTCACCGAGTTCCGTGCCGGCCTTGCGACTTTCTTCGCCATGGCCTACATCATCGCCGTCAACGCCAACATCGTTGCCGACAGCGGCGGTACTTGCGTCTGCTCCAACGGACCCAACAGTGCAGATCCCTACTGCAAgatcaccaacacctcctcacctctGTTCAACCTTGATTACCAGCTCTGCAAGaccgagatcaagaaggactTGATCACTGCCACTGCTGCTACTTCTGCCATGGGAACCTTTTTCATGGGTCTGCTCGCCAACCT GCCAGTCGGTATTGCTCCTGGTATGGGTTTGAACGCCTACTTTGCCTACACCGTCGTCGGTTTCAACGGCGAAAACAGTGTTCCCTTCCAAACCGCTCTCACGGCTATCTTCATTGAAGGAttcatcttcttcgctctcGCTCTCCTCGGCATGCGCCAATGGCTCGCTCGCGCCATCCCTCGCTGCATCAAGCTCGCCACCTCTGTCGGTATCGGTCTGTTCTTGACAATCATCGGTTTGACTTACGCTCAAGGTATCGGTCTCGTCCTGCCCGGACAGGCCGTGCCCATTCAGCTTGCCGGCTGTCTCGAGGCTGACATTGCGGACGGCAAATGCCCCGACAGCGTCAAGATGCGCAGCCCCATGATGTGGATCGGCATCTTCTGCGGCGGTGTCTTCACAGCTATGCTCATGCTCTACCGCGTCAAGggcgccatcatcgccggTATCATTCTCGTGTCCATCATCTCTTGGCCCCGTGGCACCCCCGTCACCTACTTCCCCTACACCGAGCTCGGCACCAACAACTTCAACTTCTTCAAGAAGGTTGTCGACTTTCACCCTATCCAGAACGTGCTGAACGTGGTCGACTTCAACATCTCGGGTGCGGACGGAGGTGCTTTTGGCCTCGCCCTCATCACGTTCTTGTACGTCGACATCCTGGACACCACGGGTACGTTGTATTCGATGGCTCGTTACGCCAGCCTCGTCGACCCCGTCACCCAGGACTTTGAGGGCTCCACCATCGCTTACATGGTCGACTCGATCACCATTGTCATCGGCGCCATCTTGGGCACCCCTCCCGTCACCGCCTTTGTCGAGTCCGGCGCCGGTATCGGAGAAGGCGGCAAGACCGGCCTCACGGCCATGTGGACAGGTCTCTGcttcttcatctccatcttcttcgccccCATCTTTGCGTCCATCCCGCCCTGGGCCACCGGCTGCGtgctcgtcctcgtcgggTCCATGATGGTGCAAGCCGTTGTGGACATCAACTGGAAGTACATTGGTGACGCCGTGCCAGCCTTCATCTGCATCGCCATCATGCCCTTCACCTACTCCATCGCTGACGGTCTGATCGCGGGCATCTGCCTGTACATCCTGATCAACTCGCTTGTTTGGATCATCGCCAAGGCTTCCGGCGGCAGGATTGTGCCGCCCAActttgaggagaaggagcccTGGAGCTGGAGCCAGACTGGGGGTGTCATCCCTCCCtggatgaagaggttggcgagCGGCAAGAAGGATTTCTGGAGAAAGGAGCACGAGATTCCCGGCAGCCCTGCTTCCACCGAGGGGGTGACGGAGAAGATTGAGGGAAAGGATGCTGGGAGCGACAAGGGGGTGAatgctgttgctggcgaGGGCAAGCCTGAGAAGGTTGCGTAA